A genomic region of Desulfosarcina ovata subsp. ovata contains the following coding sequences:
- a CDS encoding ABC transporter permease gives MPVPYLVKRLGLTVLTVVSATFLCFVMLRLSPGDPAELILQKVFVGPEDYIADEDARQTIVRRFELDSPLYRQYGAWFRAALGGDLGHSFRTGQRIRDDIGLRLWPTVSLSLLAMGLSLILTVACATVAGLMKNPWAKKLIDMGVAASVAVPNFYLAIVLIIVFSVKLDVLPVSGYGSPAHFMLPVLTLGLTLFGYTTAILNDAIANVRRQGFILSARAKGLPGATVFRRHILRNALVPVAPYVALQLGYVLGGVVVVESVFSWPGIGNYLVTSIQTRDLPAIQACVAFIALAFSLSNLLADGCVRLLDPRARRAT, from the coding sequence ATGCCCGTTCCATACCTTGTCAAACGTTTGGGCCTGACAGTACTCACCGTGGTTTCAGCTACGTTTTTGTGCTTCGTAATGCTGCGCCTTTCCCCCGGCGACCCTGCGGAACTGATCCTGCAAAAAGTCTTTGTGGGTCCGGAGGACTACATTGCGGATGAAGACGCAAGACAGACCATCGTCAGACGTTTTGAGCTGGATTCGCCCCTGTACCGGCAATACGGGGCATGGTTTAGGGCCGCGCTTGGCGGTGACTTGGGACATTCCTTCCGCACCGGCCAGCGCATCCGCGATGATATCGGCCTGCGCCTTTGGCCGACGGTTTCCTTAAGCCTCCTGGCCATGGGGCTTTCGCTGATCCTCACCGTGGCTTGCGCAACCGTAGCCGGACTGATGAAGAACCCATGGGCCAAAAAACTGATTGATATGGGGGTCGCGGCCAGTGTCGCGGTTCCCAATTTCTATTTGGCCATCGTGCTGATCATTGTCTTCAGCGTCAAGTTGGATGTACTGCCGGTCTCGGGCTACGGCAGCCCGGCCCATTTCATGCTGCCCGTCCTCACCCTGGGCCTGACGCTGTTCGGCTACACCACCGCCATCCTGAACGACGCCATTGCCAATGTGCGCCGGCAGGGATTCATCCTCAGCGCGAGGGCCAAGGGGCTGCCGGGGGCGACGGTTTTCCGGCGGCACATCCTGCGCAATGCCTTGGTGCCCGTGGCGCCTTATGTGGCCCTGCAGTTGGGGTACGTGCTGGGCGGCGTGGTGGTGGTGGAGTCGGTCTTTTCCTGGCCGGGTATCGGCAACTACCTGGTGACCAGCATTCAGACCCGGGACCTGCCCGCGATCCAGGCCTGCGTCGCTTTCATCGCCCTGGCCTTTTCCCTGTCCAACCTCTTGGCCGATGGATGCGTCAGGCTGCTGGACCCGAGAGCACGGAGGGCGACATGA
- a CDS encoding ABC transporter substrate-binding protein: MHQRFITLLLVITVLGAVYAPPIAAETLRVGEMFEIDSLDPAQGGTFVKEKALIAETLVEPAPDFTLIPGLAESWTMVSDTVWEFRLRKGVFFHNGAALTARTAADSITRALAINPAIAGITRIKNVAATGEQTLQIRTDGPFMALPAALVYADLAIVHPESETNDQGIIVHPIGTGPYQLVAWKRAEQTVRLTRNETYWGPKPKIARIEFRAIPDPATRSLAIQKGSIDLVPDAPYGDLELLRKKGLSVTIANAARVYQISFGSLTGTPFADVRVRKALSLAINREDIVRYVLFGMGKPAAGPYEENMMFANKDLNTSVFDPGKANVLLTEAGWVDTEGRGVRRKDGRPLALTLYTHPQRPGQKPMAMAIAQQWMAVGVKSDVRVMNWSAIGMEMKPGDARLGANATAMIPDPDYYLRRLYARTSPDNQWGYVNQTVEDLLSEGIREKDPARRLETYKKIQALVVEDQPLIHVSYYGVNIITSPKVNGFVFNPVCHDYMLNTQMTLEK, translated from the coding sequence ATGCATCAACGCTTCATTACACTCTTGCTTGTGATCACAGTGCTGGGCGCCGTATACGCTCCGCCGATTGCCGCCGAAACCCTCAGGGTGGGTGAAATGTTCGAGATCGACAGTCTCGATCCGGCCCAGGGCGGCACCTTTGTCAAGGAGAAGGCCCTGATCGCCGAAACCCTTGTCGAACCTGCCCCCGATTTTACCCTAATCCCGGGCCTGGCCGAATCATGGACAATGGTTTCCGACACGGTCTGGGAATTCAGGCTGAGAAAGGGTGTCTTTTTTCACAACGGCGCGGCCTTGACCGCCCGGACGGCGGCGGATTCCATCACCCGCGCCCTTGCCATCAATCCCGCTATCGCCGGGATCACGCGCATCAAGAACGTTGCCGCTACCGGTGAACAGACCCTTCAAATCAGAACCGACGGACCCTTCATGGCCCTGCCGGCCGCTCTGGTTTACGCGGATCTGGCCATTGTGCATCCCGAGTCCGAGACCAACGATCAGGGCATCATCGTCCATCCTATCGGCACCGGCCCCTATCAACTGGTGGCGTGGAAACGGGCCGAACAGACGGTACGGCTGACACGTAACGAGACCTATTGGGGGCCAAAGCCAAAAATCGCCCGAATTGAATTCCGCGCCATTCCCGATCCGGCCACCCGGAGCCTGGCCATTCAAAAGGGCAGTATCGACCTGGTGCCGGACGCGCCCTACGGCGATCTGGAATTGTTACGCAAAAAAGGCCTGAGCGTGACCATCGCGAACGCCGCGCGGGTCTATCAGATCTCTTTCGGCAGTCTTACGGGCACTCCTTTTGCCGATGTCCGGGTACGCAAGGCCTTGAGTCTTGCCATCAACCGAGAGGATATCGTCCGCTATGTGCTCTTCGGCATGGGCAAGCCGGCTGCAGGGCCGTACGAGGAGAATATGATGTTCGCCAATAAGGATCTGAATACTTCCGTTTTTGATCCAGGAAAAGCCAACGTGCTGTTGACGGAAGCCGGTTGGGTTGACACGGAGGGGCGCGGCGTTCGCCGGAAAGACGGCCGGCCTCTGGCCCTGACGCTCTACACGCATCCCCAGCGCCCGGGACAGAAGCCCATGGCCATGGCCATCGCCCAGCAGTGGATGGCCGTGGGCGTCAAATCCGACGTGCGCGTAATGAACTGGTCCGCGATAGGCATGGAAATGAAACCCGGCGACGCGCGCCTGGGCGCAAATGCCACGGCCATGATACCGGATCCGGACTATTACCTGAGAAGGCTTTACGCCAGGACCAGTCCGGACAACCAGTGGGGGTATGTCAACCAAACGGTCGAGGACCTGCTCTCCGAGGGTATCCGGGAGAAGGATCCGGCCAGGCGGCTTGAGACTTATAAAAAAATCCAGGCCCTGGTCGTTGAGGACCAGCCCCTGATCCATGTCTCCTATTACGGGGTCAATATCATCACCAGCCCCAAGGTCAACGGATTTGTCTTCAATCCTGTGTGCCACGACTACATGCTCAACACCCAGATGACCCTGGAGAAATAA
- a CDS encoding class I SAM-dependent methyltransferase: protein MEQFAAVDMKVRIQNYWDRSANGYDNQFGHGIHSAGEKELWLDLLARYLPAGAGAKILDVGCGTGFLSLLAAEIGLDVTGIDFSEAMRSEGRRKAEAAGLKVNLLKGDAEAPDFPPGTFEAVISRHVMWTLPYPGRALRAWKDLLAPGGRVVVIDGVWTPRDFPGLVRSFVAHLIRRLKNFKRHSAWKKEYMRKKGDLPFFGGAEPETIEAFLEAAGFTDIRRNDMAAILDHERRFGTMEYRIAHAKNRRYLISGRKTA, encoded by the coding sequence ATGGAACAATTTGCTGCGGTTGATATGAAGGTGCGGATCCAAAACTACTGGGACCGGTCGGCGAATGGATACGACAATCAATTCGGCCACGGTATCCACTCGGCCGGTGAAAAAGAATTGTGGCTTGACCTCCTTGCCCGATACCTGCCCGCTGGTGCTGGTGCCAAAATTCTGGATGTCGGCTGCGGCACCGGTTTTCTGTCGCTTCTCGCAGCGGAAATCGGATTGGACGTCACGGGCATTGATTTTTCCGAGGCCATGCGCTCCGAAGGCCGACGCAAGGCCGAGGCCGCCGGCCTTAAGGTCAACTTGTTGAAAGGGGACGCGGAGGCACCCGATTTTCCCCCGGGGACATTTGAAGCCGTTATCTCGCGCCATGTGATGTGGACATTGCCGTACCCCGGCCGGGCGCTCCGCGCCTGGAAAGACCTGCTTGCCCCCGGAGGCCGGGTGGTGGTCATCGACGGGGTATGGACACCCAGGGATTTCCCCGGACTTGTGCGTTCTTTTGTGGCGCACTTGATCAGACGCCTAAAAAATTTCAAGCGTCATTCAGCCTGGAAAAAGGAGTACATGAGAAAAAAAGGCGACCTGCCCTTTTTCGGTGGTGCCGAGCCGGAAACAATTGAGGCCTTTTTGGAGGCGGCGGGATTCACGGACATCCGACGCAATGACATGGCCGCCATCCTAGATCACGAGCGCCGCTTCGGCACCATGGAATACCGCATTGCCCATGCGAAAAACCGGCGTTATCTGATCAGTGGTCGAAAAACAGCATAA
- a CDS encoding DUF4198 domain-containing protein: MNRTQRTLFLIALFMSSILFATPVLAHDLWITMDNYQIDQNKTIKGTVFSSHHFPAPAADAISPERMERFLFVSPEGRQAVAADSGKGVYGSQTPFKKTGTYVAVALPVNGFSTKTPDGYQRGKSRQEVKDPIACSYSQKFAKAVFSVGKPGGDAYSKPLGHAMEIIPMKDPSLLKTGDVLPVKVLLEGKPARTIVFGTYARFTEAANTFAYATRTDKDGVAEVKMIHDGVWLLIVKAEDSYPDAAKCDQQRWAASLTFEVK; this comes from the coding sequence ATGAACAGAACCCAACGAACCCTTTTTCTGATCGCCCTGTTCATGTCCTCAATCCTTTTCGCCACTCCGGTCCTGGCACACGATCTGTGGATCACCATGGACAACTACCAGATCGACCAAAATAAAACCATTAAGGGAACGGTTTTCAGCAGCCATCACTTCCCGGCCCCGGCAGCAGATGCCATATCCCCCGAACGCATGGAACGCTTCCTGTTTGTCTCTCCCGAAGGCCGGCAAGCGGTCGCAGCGGACAGTGGAAAAGGCGTCTACGGTTCCCAAACACCTTTTAAAAAAACAGGAACCTATGTTGCCGTGGCCCTTCCGGTCAACGGATTTTCCACCAAGACCCCCGATGGATATCAGCGGGGAAAGAGCCGCCAGGAAGTCAAAGATCCTATCGCCTGCAGCTACTCGCAGAAATTCGCCAAGGCGGTCTTTTCAGTGGGCAAACCCGGTGGTGACGCCTATTCGAAACCGTTGGGACATGCCATGGAAATTATCCCCATGAAGGACCCGTCGCTGTTGAAAACCGGTGATGTCCTGCCCGTCAAGGTCCTGTTGGAAGGGAAGCCGGCCCGGACCATCGTGTTCGGCACCTACGCCCGATTCACCGAGGCCGCCAACACCTTCGCTTATGCCACCCGCACCGACAAGGACGGCGTCGCCGAGGTTAAAATGATTCATGACGGCGTCTGGTTACTGATCGTCAAGGCCGAGGATAGCTATCCGGATGCGGCAAAGTGTGACCAACAGAGATGGGCCGCATCACTGACCTTTGAAGTAAAATAA
- a CDS encoding IS110 family transposase, with the protein MTLKVRVYGKISNDLGQIDNVMRKLISQNAELHCVYEAGPCGYPIYRHLTSKGIDCVVVAPALIPKKTGDRVKNDRRDATHLATLHRSGELTPVYVPDQADEALRDLVRARKDIQISLRKVKQQINAFLLRQGISYPGKSKWGKAHLNWLAELKMQHPAQHIALTEYLDAMEDHEARVKRIEKAIEQCCQTSRLLPVIEALQALRGISLLSAVTVVAELGDLSRFDTPAQLMAYLGLIPSEHSSGGTIKKGPITKTGNTHARRTLIESAQAYRMPARKSKAIRKRQEGLPDDVLDIAWNAQLRLCHRYRRLIAKGKNHNVVITAIARELAGFIWAIARAVPIVAAER; encoded by the coding sequence ATGACGCTTAAGGTTCGAGTGTATGGAAAAATCAGCAACGACCTGGGGCAGATTGATAACGTCATGCGAAAACTGATTTCACAAAACGCCGAATTGCATTGTGTTTACGAAGCAGGTCCGTGCGGATATCCGATCTATAGGCATTTAACAAGCAAGGGGATCGATTGCGTTGTCGTTGCTCCAGCGTTGATCCCCAAAAAAACAGGTGATCGGGTTAAGAATGATCGCCGTGATGCAACCCACCTGGCGACGCTCCACCGTTCCGGAGAACTGACGCCGGTGTATGTCCCCGATCAGGCCGATGAAGCGCTTCGTGACCTGGTACGTGCACGAAAAGACATCCAAATATCGCTCCGCAAAGTCAAACAACAGATCAATGCCTTTTTATTGCGACAAGGAATCAGTTATCCAGGTAAAAGCAAATGGGGTAAAGCTCATTTAAATTGGCTGGCGGAGCTGAAAATGCAGCATCCTGCCCAGCATATTGCCCTTACCGAATACCTGGACGCCATGGAAGACCATGAGGCCCGCGTTAAGCGCATCGAAAAAGCGATTGAGCAATGTTGCCAAACCAGTCGACTGCTTCCGGTTATCGAGGCTCTGCAAGCGCTCAGGGGGATTTCTTTGCTCAGCGCGGTGACCGTCGTCGCTGAACTGGGGGATCTGAGCCGTTTCGATACGCCGGCACAGCTGATGGCCTATTTGGGTCTGATCCCATCGGAGCATTCAAGCGGTGGCACCATCAAAAAAGGCCCCATTACCAAAACCGGCAATACCCATGCCCGCAGGACGTTGATCGAATCGGCTCAGGCCTATCGTATGCCGGCCCGGAAAAGTAAGGCGATCCGTAAACGCCAGGAAGGCTTGCCGGACGATGTTTTGGATATTGCCTGGAATGCACAGCTACGACTATGCCACCGCTACCGCAGGTTGATTGCAAAGGGCAAAAACCATAACGTGGTCATCACCGCGATTGCACGCGAGTTGGCCGGTTTCATCTGGGCCATTGCCCGGGCTGTTCCAATCGTGGCCGCTGAAAGATGA
- a CDS encoding IS110 family transposase, giving the protein MNKIVKYVGLDVHKDSITIAIADEGRDGNVRVYGKISNDLGQIDNVMRKLISQNAELHCVYEAGPCGYPIYRHLTSKGIDCVVVAPALIPKKTGDRVKNDRRDATHLATLHRSGELTPVYVPDQADEALRDLVRARKDIQISLRKVKQQINAFLLRQGISYPGKSKWGKAHLNWLAELKMQHPAQHIALTEYLDAMEDHEARVKRIEKAIEQCCQTSRLLPVIEALQALRGISLLSAVTVVAELGDLSRFDTPAQLMAYLGLIPSEHSSGGTIKKGPITKTGNTHARRTLIESAQAYRMPARKSKAIRKRQEGLPDDVLDIAWNAQLRLCHRYRRLIAKGKNHNVVITAIARELAGFIWAIARAVPIVAAER; this is encoded by the coding sequence ATGAACAAGATAGTAAAGTATGTTGGTTTAGATGTCCACAAAGATTCGATTACCATTGCTATCGCCGATGAAGGACGTGACGGAAACGTTCGAGTGTATGGAAAAATCAGCAACGACCTGGGGCAGATTGATAACGTCATGCGAAAACTGATTTCACAAAACGCCGAATTGCATTGTGTTTACGAAGCAGGTCCGTGCGGATATCCGATCTATAGGCATTTAACAAGCAAGGGGATCGATTGCGTTGTCGTTGCTCCAGCGTTGATCCCCAAAAAAACAGGTGATCGGGTTAAGAATGATCGCCGTGATGCAACCCACCTGGCGACGCTCCACCGTTCCGGAGAACTGACGCCGGTGTATGTCCCCGATCAGGCCGATGAAGCGCTTCGTGACCTGGTACGTGCACGAAAAGACATCCAAATATCGCTCCGCAAAGTCAAACAACAGATCAATGCCTTTTTATTGCGACAAGGAATCAGTTATCCAGGTAAAAGCAAATGGGGTAAAGCTCATTTAAATTGGCTGGCGGAGCTGAAAATGCAGCATCCTGCCCAGCATATTGCCCTTACCGAATACCTGGACGCCATGGAAGACCATGAGGCCCGCGTTAAGCGCATCGAAAAAGCGATTGAGCAATGTTGCCAAACCAGTCGACTGCTTCCGGTTATCGAGGCTCTGCAAGCGCTCAGGGGGATTTCTTTGCTCAGCGCGGTGACCGTCGTCGCTGAACTGGGGGATCTGAGCCGTTTCGATACGCCGGCACAGCTGATGGCCTATTTGGGTCTGATCCCATCGGAGCATTCAAGCGGTGGCACCATCAAAAAAGGCCCCATTACCAAAACCGGCAATACCCATGCCCGCAGGACGTTGATCGAATCGGCTCAGGCCTATCGTATGCCGGCCCGGAAAAGTAAGGCGATCCGTAAACGCCAGGAAGGCTTGCCGGACGATGTTTTGGATATTGCCTGGAATGCACAGCTACGACTATGCCACCGCTACCGCAGGTTGATTGCAAAGGGCAAAAACCATAACGTGGTCATCACCGCGATTGCACGCGAGTTGGCCGGTTTCATCTGGGCCATTGCCCGGGCTGTTCCAATCGTGGCCGCTGAAAGATGA
- a CDS encoding ABC transporter ATP-binding protein has product MLEAEHISYRFADTQPWIIQNATLRIAPGEVVGLHGHSGEGKTTLAKILAGYLMPDKGTVRVDQAPLPSKGYCPVQMVFQHPETVLNPRWCIRDSLLEAGTVPDERLRHFQLKKEWLERKPHELSGGELQRIAIARVLGTGTRYLLADEITTMLDAITQVQIWTALLAVAKKKNIGAMVISHDAQLIKRICDRVINIAGIQWKGGDTTL; this is encoded by the coding sequence ATGCTTGAAGCCGAACATATCAGTTACCGGTTTGCCGATACCCAGCCCTGGATCATACAAAATGCCACCTTGCGCATCGCACCCGGGGAAGTCGTCGGGCTCCATGGACATAGTGGAGAAGGCAAAACCACGTTGGCAAAAATCCTGGCCGGCTATCTGATGCCGGACAAGGGAACGGTCCGGGTGGATCAAGCACCGCTGCCAAGCAAAGGGTATTGCCCGGTTCAGATGGTTTTTCAGCATCCCGAAACCGTTCTTAACCCCCGTTGGTGTATCCGGGATTCTCTTTTAGAAGCAGGCACAGTACCGGATGAACGACTGCGCCATTTCCAGTTGAAAAAAGAATGGCTTGAAAGAAAACCCCATGAGTTGTCCGGCGGCGAATTGCAGCGCATCGCCATCGCAAGAGTATTAGGAACCGGAACCCGCTATCTTCTGGCCGATGAGATTACCACCATGTTGGACGCCATCACCCAGGTCCAAATATGGACGGCCCTGTTGGCCGTTGCCAAAAAGAAAAATATCGGGGCGATGGTGATCAGTCATGATGCGCAGTTGATAAAAAGGATCTGCGATCGGGTGATCAACATTGCCGGGATTCAGTGGAAAGGGGGTGATACAACCCTATAA
- a CDS encoding ISNCY family transposase, whose amino-acid sequence MAQVFWVWIGFSLDKCSTISAFQSAMQQTKGKNNAQSLFGLTQIPCTNHIKSLMDEVHPSYVTPVFKYLFDGLEKSGHLDGFRSYDNNLLVAFDGTQYFASNTIHCDNCSRKHHKNGTVTYSHSVVTPVIVAPENNKVIALQPEFITPQDGHDKQDCENAAAKRWIDQYAAEYQPFGITVLGDDLYCKQPICKKLLDQELDFILVCKPDSHKTLYQWLDELDAMQTIETVVEKRWTGKTHEIDTYRFANKLPLRDSENAIDVNWCELTTTLPDGKIVYKNAFATNFEVSKSNVKQIVKDGRARWKVENENNNVLKNRGYNIEHNFGHGNKHLSSLLLTFNLLDNMVER is encoded by the coding sequence TTGGCCCAAGTTTTTTGGGTATGGATAGGTTTTTCTCTTGACAAGTGTTCAACCATATCAGCTTTTCAATCCGCTATGCAGCAAACAAAAGGCAAAAACAATGCGCAATCACTTTTCGGCCTCACTCAAATTCCCTGTACCAACCACATCAAAAGTTTAATGGACGAGGTCCATCCCTCTTATGTCACGCCCGTGTTCAAATATCTTTTCGACGGATTGGAAAAATCCGGTCATCTGGACGGGTTTCGCTCATACGACAACAATTTATTGGTTGCCTTTGACGGAACGCAGTATTTTGCTTCAAATACAATTCATTGTGATAATTGTAGTCGCAAGCACCATAAAAATGGAACCGTAACCTATTCGCATTCAGTCGTGACCCCGGTGATTGTGGCACCGGAAAACAATAAGGTGATTGCTTTGCAACCGGAATTTATTACCCCCCAGGATGGCCATGATAAACAAGATTGCGAAAACGCGGCAGCAAAACGCTGGATCGATCAATATGCGGCGGAGTATCAACCTTTTGGCATCACTGTATTGGGCGATGATCTATACTGTAAACAACCGATTTGCAAAAAACTATTAGATCAAGAACTTGATTTCATTTTGGTCTGTAAACCCGATTCTCATAAAACCCTTTACCAGTGGCTGGATGAATTGGACGCCATGCAGACCATCGAAACCGTGGTGGAGAAGCGCTGGACCGGCAAAACCCATGAAATCGATACGTATCGCTTTGCCAACAAACTGCCGCTACGTGATAGTGAAAACGCCATTGATGTTAATTGGTGCGAACTGACAACAACCCTGCCCGATGGAAAAATCGTGTACAAAAACGCATTTGCAACCAATTTTGAAGTTTCAAAGAGCAACGTCAAGCAAATTGTCAAAGATGGCCGAGCACGCTGGAAAGTCGAGAACGAAAATAATAATGTTTTGAAAAACAGAGGCTATAATATTGAACACAACTTCGGTCACGGGAACAAGCACCTTTCATCATTATTGCTGACCTTCAACTTGTTAGACAATATGGTTGAACGTTAA
- a CDS encoding TonB-dependent receptor, whose protein sequence is MKRLIITWCVFVLFLVVPIIAVEPSFSQEASDETSEQPYKLEDVVVRGDLSQKNLDASSSEVLTSEEITNRVYDNPVEIIGLVPGVSINQYKQGGTASSLQMRGFTSVSHGSDAAFYIDGIPLNEGDGYADTNIVNPEELERVEVIKGPISPLYGNYASAGVVHFHTKNKVDHQHVKLQYGAYDTYEGNYVGGFTSKDGKTDHVYSFMTYHTDGYQDNSDWDKLNGAARITHHLTDDLNIRLSLRGFNSDWDAPGWLNEEEYEDDPEKSVNDANGGSKDYKSGKIDVDYMLSSDSKLLFQLWSYDQNFVRYYAGRDEGVEVGTNIGNVRDFDRLAYGSNVSYNFLGDLLGRQMSFTAGADYMMEDIDRNRWRLTAGNGREKGEKYIDYHIDFESIGIYTDINYQVIDPLKIIIGGRYDHFTGDLTDHLLDDQESSMDDTDIFSPKGGLLITLLDDRLELFGNYSRGFAMMSGFAEQAQYTQDSWDPQIRTQYEIGMRVRPVDWFNGQLIGFRLDTTDDFIQDPVTSEYENKGETRRDGIELTLDFYAFDFGYLHCDYSYIDATYEDYSSGGVSYDGNDLSGVPTDIVNIEIGYNPVTGFGGRLRYHYQDGGMLDDANTLKGESWDKIDANIFYRFGNDPRYTIALEVLNVFDEKYPACESYWSGSTSYSPGLPLSAYLSFTVDF, encoded by the coding sequence ATGAAAAGATTAATAATTACATGGTGCGTGTTCGTTCTGTTTCTGGTTGTACCGATTATTGCTGTTGAACCTTCATTTTCTCAAGAAGCCAGTGATGAAACTTCGGAACAACCGTACAAACTTGAAGATGTTGTGGTGCGCGGTGACCTGAGCCAGAAAAACCTGGATGCGTCCTCATCGGAAGTATTGACCAGTGAGGAAATTACCAACCGTGTGTATGATAATCCCGTGGAAATCATTGGCCTGGTTCCCGGCGTATCGATAAACCAGTACAAGCAGGGAGGGACGGCGTCCAGTCTTCAAATGAGGGGATTTACCTCCGTTTCGCACGGTTCCGATGCCGCATTTTACATTGACGGTATCCCGCTTAACGAGGGAGACGGGTATGCAGACACCAATATCGTCAACCCGGAAGAACTGGAACGGGTGGAAGTGATCAAGGGTCCGATTTCGCCCCTTTACGGAAATTATGCGTCGGCAGGTGTTGTCCATTTTCACACAAAAAACAAGGTGGACCATCAACACGTCAAGTTGCAGTATGGCGCCTACGACACGTATGAAGGCAATTATGTGGGCGGGTTTACCAGCAAAGATGGGAAGACGGACCATGTCTATTCGTTTATGACCTACCACACCGATGGCTACCAGGACAATTCGGATTGGGATAAGCTGAACGGCGCCGCCCGGATTACCCACCATCTGACCGACGATCTGAATATCCGCCTGAGTTTGCGCGGATTCAATTCAGACTGGGACGCCCCCGGGTGGCTCAACGAAGAAGAGTATGAAGACGACCCCGAAAAATCCGTCAACGACGCCAATGGCGGAAGCAAGGACTACAAATCCGGCAAAATTGACGTCGACTATATGCTCTCCAGCGACTCGAAACTTCTCTTCCAGCTCTGGAGCTATGACCAGAATTTCGTGAGGTACTACGCCGGCAGGGACGAAGGCGTGGAGGTGGGGACCAACATCGGCAATGTGCGCGATTTTGACCGGCTGGCCTATGGCTCCAACGTCAGTTACAATTTTCTTGGCGATCTATTGGGCCGGCAGATGAGCTTTACGGCCGGCGCCGACTATATGATGGAGGACATCGACCGCAACAGATGGCGGCTAACGGCGGGCAACGGCCGTGAAAAAGGCGAGAAATACATCGACTACCATATCGACTTCGAGTCGATCGGAATCTATACCGATATCAACTACCAGGTCATCGATCCACTCAAGATTATCATCGGGGGCCGCTACGATCACTTCACCGGGGATTTGACCGATCACCTGTTGGACGACCAGGAGTCTTCCATGGATGACACCGATATATTCAGCCCCAAGGGAGGCCTGCTGATTACCCTGCTGGATGATCGCCTGGAACTGTTCGGCAATTATTCCCGCGGGTTTGCCATGATGTCCGGTTTCGCAGAGCAGGCGCAGTACACCCAGGACAGCTGGGATCCGCAAATCAGGACGCAATATGAAATCGGCATGCGGGTAAGACCGGTGGACTGGTTTAACGGTCAGTTGATCGGTTTTCGCCTGGATACGACCGATGACTTTATTCAGGACCCGGTTACCAGCGAATATGAAAATAAGGGTGAAACCAGACGCGACGGAATTGAATTGACGCTTGATTTCTATGCTTTCGATTTCGGCTACCTGCACTGCGACTACAGCTATATCGACGCCACCTATGAAGACTACTCATCAGGGGGCGTGTCTTATGACGGCAACGATCTTTCAGGGGTGCCAACTGATATCGTTAACATCGAAATAGGCTACAATCCGGTAACAGGCTTTGGTGGAAGACTCAGGTACCATTATCAAGACGGTGGGATGCTCGACGACGCCAACACCCTCAAGGGCGAATCGTGGGACAAAATCGATGCGAATATCTTCTATCGCTTCGGCAATGATCCCAGATACACCATTGCCTTAGAGGTCCTGAACGTTTTTGACGAGAAATATCCGGCGTGCGAGTCTTATTGGAGCGGATCAACATCTTATTCTCCAGGCTTGCCACTGAGTGCCTATCTCTCCTTTACCGTCGATTTTTAA
- a CDS encoding DUF4198 domain-containing protein, translating to MCFIQRAATLIHKEKKDYENVKRSGYYYQYAKTIVPGHGVEASSQAIGQELEIIAMGDGHYHVDEAITLKVLYDGAVLAGGALTVAVSGDNGQGLETVLGADGTAIVPLDQPGNWMFKVRHADPAKGVDDQYDEKVITSVLTVMNVH from the coding sequence GTGTGTTTTATCCAACGAGCCGCAACGCTCATCCATAAGGAGAAAAAGGATTACGAGAACGTCAAACGCAGCGGCTATTACTACCAATACGCCAAAACCATCGTTCCCGGGCATGGGGTCGAAGCATCCAGCCAGGCAATTGGGCAGGAACTTGAAATCATCGCCATGGGCGATGGCCATTACCATGTGGACGAGGCCATCACCTTGAAAGTGCTCTATGACGGTGCGGTTCTGGCCGGCGGCGCATTGACCGTGGCGGTCAGCGGCGACAACGGCCAGGGGCTTGAAACCGTCCTGGGCGCCGATGGGACGGCGATCGTTCCACTTGATCAGCCGGGAAACTGGATGTTCAAGGTCAGGCACGCCGATCCGGCCAAAGGCGTTGACGACCAGTATGATGAGAAAGTGATCACGTCGGTCTTGACGGTGATGAACGTTCATTGA